A portion of the Edaphobacter lichenicola genome contains these proteins:
- a CDS encoding D-sedoheptulose-7-phosphate isomerase, translated as MKHLVQKQLAQSIATMQAVLADETISETLVTVAKLTAKAMESGHKLLVAGNGGSAADAQHLVAEFVVRLTVDRPALRAIALTTDTSILTAAGNDYGFDHLFSRQLEALGQPGDIFLAISTSGNSKNLIRAITQAKIIGIPTIALTGNDGGHMRPLCDYNIVIPSAVTMNIQESHLALEHIFCMLVERFTFGHDFDKKPQILSE; from the coding sequence ATGAAGCACCTGGTTCAAAAGCAGCTCGCTCAATCCATCGCCACCATGCAAGCCGTCCTCGCCGACGAAACCATCTCCGAAACTCTCGTCACCGTCGCCAAGCTCACCGCCAAGGCCATGGAATCCGGCCACAAGCTCCTCGTCGCCGGCAACGGTGGCTCCGCCGCCGACGCCCAGCATCTCGTCGCCGAGTTCGTCGTCCGCCTCACCGTCGACCGCCCTGCCCTCCGCGCCATCGCACTCACCACCGACACGTCGATCCTCACCGCCGCAGGTAACGACTACGGCTTCGACCACCTCTTCTCCCGTCAGCTCGAAGCCCTCGGCCAACCCGGCGACATCTTCCTCGCCATCTCCACCTCCGGCAACTCCAAAAACCTCATCCGAGCCATCACTCAAGCCAAGATCATCGGCATCCCCACCATCGCCCTCACCGGCAACGACGGCGGCCACATGCGCCCCCTCTGCGACTACAACATCGTCATCCCCTCTGCCGTCACCATGAACATCCAGGAGTCGCACCTCGCCCTCGAACACATCTTCTGCATGCTCGTCGAGCGCTTCACCTTCGGCCACGACTTCGACAAAAAACCGCAAATCCTCAGCGAATAG